Proteins from one Triticum aestivum cultivar Chinese Spring chromosome 7A, IWGSC CS RefSeq v2.1, whole genome shotgun sequence genomic window:
- the LOC123151098 gene encoding receptor kinase-like protein Xa21 isoform X1 — translation MPRLATHKLLLRLVFTMIPFLILLPCMHSTDLDALLCLKSQLSDSSRALASWSNASLTPCGWQGVRCSTLNASRVVSLDLGSLNLTGQIFPCVAQLDFLDRIHMPNNHLTGHISADIGRLTQLTYLNLSMNSLVGSIPDAISSCSQLETISLESNSLEGEIPQALAECLLLQQIVLSNNNLQGSIPSRFGLLSNLSMLLLTSNMLTGNIPEFLGSSSSLTSVNLRNNSLGGGIPPALFNSTTISYIDMSHNNLSGSIPPFLQTSTSLQYLSLTKNYLSGGIPSSIGNMSSLSSLQLAQNNFQGSIPESLGKISGLQVLNLKDNNFSGIVSQAIYANTSLTYLSLSLNQLVGRIPVDIGYTLPNITELILGGNQLDGPIPASLGNASNLQNLDLRQNSLTGIIPPLGHLSKLKILDVGTNMLKSGDWAFLSSLTNCTKLKMLCLDFNGLGGSMPTSFGDLSNTLEVLLLSENQLIGEIPSEIGKLKGLTALVMQINSLSGCIPDTLGNLLNMSLLSLSHNKLSGDIPQSIGKLERLTELYLMENNLTGQIPPSLEGCKNLLLLNLSSKKLFGSILSELFSISTLSKGLDLSYNQLSGNIPTRIGSLMNLNSLSISNNQLSGEIPSTLGQCLLLESLSLEANLLRGKIPKSLGTLRGINMLDLSQNNLSGEIPDFLESFTSLFILNLSFNDFEGVVPKGGVFANSSAVFVQGNKKLCASSPMQQVPLCTTLASRRKNTAHVVTILVPLTTIVVIALACLVFILLKNKGTKTEGHVTQFFREHNRYSYMDLYKATDGFCASSILGSGSFGVVYKGNSEFQSIAIKVFKLDQLGASQSFFAECDALRNIRHRNLIRVISLCSTTDPRGNEFKALILEYMEHGNLESWLYPEENKANPKIPLGLGSRITIAMDIAAALDYLHNRCSPPLVHCDLKPRNVLLGEEMVACLSDFGLAKFLHGDSSTGVNKSSNIAGPRGSIGYIAPEYGMGYKISTEGDIYSYGIILLEMIIGKHPTDAMFKDGMNLHNFVETTLSREIGEILEPSFITYDGEGGENLLMAETKWCLTRLAKLGLKCSEISAKSRPTTEDVYAEIISIKENFTALQYRQNKSTSFL, via the exons GCACTCCACTGATCTGGATGCACTTCTCTGCCTCAAGTCCCAGCTCTCTGACTCCTCGCGAGCGCTAGCTTCTTGGAGCAATGCGTCTCTCACGCCCTGCGGTTGGCAAGGAGTGAGATGCAGCACGCTTAACGCGTCTCGCGTGGTTTCATTAGACCTCGGGTCGCTAAACCTCACCGGTCAAATATTTCCCTGCGTTGCGCAACTTGATTTCCTTGACAGAATCCACATGCCAAATAACCATCTCACTGGCCACATCTCCGCCGACATCGGGCGGTTGACCCAGCTCACATACCTCAACCTTAGCATGAACTCCCTGGTTGGTTCCATCCCTGATGCCATATCTTCCTGCTCTCAACTCGAGACCATAAGCCTGGAGAGCAACTCCCTTGAAGGTGAGATCCCTCAAGCTCTCGCTGAGTGTTTGCTTCTCCAGCAAATTGTTCTCAGCAACAACAATCTTCAGGGAAGCATCCCATCCAGGTTCGGTTTGCTTTCCAACCTTTCTATGCTATTGCTCACTAGCAACATGCTCACTGGAAATATTCCAGAGTTTTTGGGGAGTAGCAGTTCTCTCACGTCAGTCAATCTAAGAAATAACAGCCTTGGTGGAGGAATCCCTCCTGCCCTGTTCAATAGCACAACCATTTCCTACATAGATATGTCACATAATAACCTTTCAGGATCTATCCCACCTTTCCTTCAAACCTCTACATCACTGCAATACCTCTCACTAACTAAAAACTACCTCTCTGGGGGCATTCCTTCTTCAATTGGAAACATGTCTTCCCTATCTTCCCTTCAACTTGCTCAAAACAACTTCCAAGGAAGCATTCCAGAGAGCTTAGGTAAGATTTCAGGTTTGCAGGTACTAAACTTGAAAGATAACAATTTTTCGGGCATCGTCTCACAAGCAATTTACGCAAACACTTCCCTTACTTATCTTAGCCTTAGTCTCAACCAACTTGTTGGTAGAATTCCTGTGGACATTGGCTACACTCTTCCAAACATCACTGAGTTGATACTAGGAGGAAACCAACTCGATGGCCCAATTCCTGCTTCATTGGGCAATGCATCAAACCTCCAAAATTTAGACCTTCGTCAAAATTCACTCACTGGCATTATTCCTCCATTGGGACACTTGAGCAAGCTGAAAATTCTAGACGTGGGCACAAACATGCTTAAATCTGGAGATTGGGCTTTCTTGTCTTCTCTAACAAATTGTACTAAACTAAAGATGTTGTGTTTGGATTTTAATGGCCTTGGGGGGTCAATGCCTACTTCTTTTGGTGATCTTTCAAACACCTTAGAGGTGCTTCTCCTATCTGAAAACCAACTGATTGGTGAAATACCTTCGGAGATAGGAAAACTCAAAGGCCTAACTGCTCTTGTAATGCAAATTAATTCACTCTCAGGGTGCATTCCTGATACCCTTGGAAATCTTCTAAATATGTCACTACTAAGCTTATCCCACAACAAACTTTCCGGAGATATCCCACAATCGATTGGGAAACTAGAGCGACTCACTGAACTTTATCTCATGGAAAATAATTTGACCGGTCAAATACCTCCTAGTTTGGAAGGTTGTAAAAATTTGCTGCTGCTGAACCTTTCTTCCAAAAAGTTATTTGGAAGCATCCTGTCAGAACTCTTTTCCATTTCAACACTTTCTAAAGGTTTGGATCTTTCCTATAACCAACTCAGTGGGAACATACCTACTCGGATAGGTAGTTTGATGAATTTGAATTCACTTAGTATATCCAACAACCAATTATCAGGTGAGATTCCTTCCACACTCGGCCAATGCCTTCTTTTGGAATCTCTCTCTTTGGAGGCAAATTTGTTGCGGGGAAAAATTCCAAAGTCTCTTGGGACTTTAAGAGGAATCAATATGTTGGATCTATCTCAAAACAACTTGTCTGGTGAAATACCAGATTTTTTGGAGTCATTTACCTCCTTATTTATTCTCAACTTATCCTTCAATGACTTTGAGGGAGTAGTCCCTAAAGGCGGTGTTTTCGCCAATTCAAGTGCAGTGTTCGTCCAAGGAAACAAAAAATTGTGTGCAAGTTCTCCAATGCAACAAGTGCCACTTTGCACCACCTTAGCTTCCAGAAGGAAGAACACTGCACATGTCGTAACTATACTGGTTCCACTTACTACTATTGTTGTAATTGCCCTGGCATGCCTTGTATTCATTCTTCTAAAGAATAAAGGTACTAAAACTGAGGGGCACGTTACCCAGTTTTTCAGGGAGCATAATAGATACTCATACATGGATTTATATAAAGCAACAGATGGTTTCTGTGCATCCAGTATTCTTGGTTCAGGAAGCTTTGGAGTGGTATACAAAGGCAATTCAGAATTTCAATCCATTGCCATTAAGGTATTCAAGCTTGACCAACTTGGAGCATCACAGAGTTTCTTCGCTGAGTGTGATGCACTAAGAAACATTCGCCACCGGAATTTGATTAGAGTGATTAGTCTATGCTCAACCACTGATCCAAGAGGAAATGAGTTCAAAGCACTTATTCTTGAGTACATGGAACATGGTAACCTAGAAAGTTGGCTTTACCCAGAAGAAAACAAAGCCAACCCAAAAATACCATTGGGTTTGGGCTCAAGGATAACGATAGCTATGGACATAGCTGCTGCATTAGATTATCTCCATAATCGATGTAGTCCTCCATTGGTTCATTGTGATTTGAAACCACGCAATGTCCTTCTTGGTGAAGAAATGGTTGCATGTCTTAGTGACTTTGGACTCGCAAAATTTCTTCATGGAGACTCTTCAACGGGGGTTAATAAGTCATCAAATATTGCTGGACCGAGAGGATCAATTGGATATATTGCACCTG AATATGGCATGGGGTACAAGATCTCAACAGAGGGTGATATATATAGCTACGGAATTATTCTTTTAGAGATGATCATAGGAAAGCATCCAACAGATGCTATGTTTAAGGATGGTATGAACCTTCACAACTTCGTGGAAACAACACTTTCACGGGAAATTGGTGAAATCTTAGAACCAAGTTTTATCACATATGATGGAGAAGGAGGAGAAAATCTTCTAATGGCTGAAACAAAATGGTGTCTCACTCGACTAGCAAAACTTGGCCTAAAGTGCTCCGAGATATCTGCCAAGAGTCGGCCGACAACAGAAGATGTTTATGCGGAAATCATCAGCATCAAAGAAAATTTCACAGCATTGCAGTATAGACAAAATAAATCAACATCATTCTTGTAA
- the LOC123151098 gene encoding receptor kinase-like protein Xa21 isoform X2: MPRLATHKLLLRLVFTMIPFLILLPCMHSTDLDALLCLKSQLSDSSRALASWSNASLTPCGWQGVRCSTLNASRVVSLDLGSLNLTGQIFPCVAQLDFLDRIHMPNNHLTGHISADIGRLTQLTYLNLSMNSLVGSIPDAISSCSQLETISLESNSLEGEIPQALAECLLLQQIVLSNNNLQGSIPSREHNRYSYMDLYKATDGFCASSILGSGSFGVVYKGNSEFQSIAIKVFKLDQLGASQSFFAECDALRNIRHRNLIRVISLCSTTDPRGNEFKALILEYMEHGNLESWLYPEENKANPKIPLGLGSRITIAMDIAAALDYLHNRCSPPLVHCDLKPRNVLLGEEMVACLSDFGLAKFLHGDSSTGVNKSSNIAGPRGSIGYIAPEYGMGYKISTEGDIYSYGIILLEMIIGKHPTDAMFKDGMNLHNFVETTLSREIGEILEPSFITYDGEGGENLLMAETKWCLTRLAKLGLKCSEISAKSRPTTEDVYAEIISIKENFTALQYRQNKSTSFL; this comes from the exons GCACTCCACTGATCTGGATGCACTTCTCTGCCTCAAGTCCCAGCTCTCTGACTCCTCGCGAGCGCTAGCTTCTTGGAGCAATGCGTCTCTCACGCCCTGCGGTTGGCAAGGAGTGAGATGCAGCACGCTTAACGCGTCTCGCGTGGTTTCATTAGACCTCGGGTCGCTAAACCTCACCGGTCAAATATTTCCCTGCGTTGCGCAACTTGATTTCCTTGACAGAATCCACATGCCAAATAACCATCTCACTGGCCACATCTCCGCCGACATCGGGCGGTTGACCCAGCTCACATACCTCAACCTTAGCATGAACTCCCTGGTTGGTTCCATCCCTGATGCCATATCTTCCTGCTCTCAACTCGAGACCATAAGCCTGGAGAGCAACTCCCTTGAAGGTGAGATCCCTCAAGCTCTCGCTGAGTGTTTGCTTCTCCAGCAAATTGTTCTCAGCAACAACAATCTTCAGGGAAGCATCCCATCCAG GGAGCATAATAGATACTCATACATGGATTTATATAAAGCAACAGATGGTTTCTGTGCATCCAGTATTCTTGGTTCAGGAAGCTTTGGAGTGGTATACAAAGGCAATTCAGAATTTCAATCCATTGCCATTAAGGTATTCAAGCTTGACCAACTTGGAGCATCACAGAGTTTCTTCGCTGAGTGTGATGCACTAAGAAACATTCGCCACCGGAATTTGATTAGAGTGATTAGTCTATGCTCAACCACTGATCCAAGAGGAAATGAGTTCAAAGCACTTATTCTTGAGTACATGGAACATGGTAACCTAGAAAGTTGGCTTTACCCAGAAGAAAACAAAGCCAACCCAAAAATACCATTGGGTTTGGGCTCAAGGATAACGATAGCTATGGACATAGCTGCTGCATTAGATTATCTCCATAATCGATGTAGTCCTCCATTGGTTCATTGTGATTTGAAACCACGCAATGTCCTTCTTGGTGAAGAAATGGTTGCATGTCTTAGTGACTTTGGACTCGCAAAATTTCTTCATGGAGACTCTTCAACGGGGGTTAATAAGTCATCAAATATTGCTGGACCGAGAGGATCAATTGGATATATTGCACCTG AATATGGCATGGGGTACAAGATCTCAACAGAGGGTGATATATATAGCTACGGAATTATTCTTTTAGAGATGATCATAGGAAAGCATCCAACAGATGCTATGTTTAAGGATGGTATGAACCTTCACAACTTCGTGGAAACAACACTTTCACGGGAAATTGGTGAAATCTTAGAACCAAGTTTTATCACATATGATGGAGAAGGAGGAGAAAATCTTCTAATGGCTGAAACAAAATGGTGTCTCACTCGACTAGCAAAACTTGGCCTAAAGTGCTCCGAGATATCTGCCAAGAGTCGGCCGACAACAGAAGATGTTTATGCGGAAATCATCAGCATCAAAGAAAATTTCACAGCATTGCAGTATAGACAAAATAAATCAACATCATTCTTGTAA